A genome region from Brassica oleracea var. oleracea cultivar TO1000 chromosome C2, BOL, whole genome shotgun sequence includes the following:
- the LOC106323031 gene encoding probable LRR receptor-like serine/threonine-protein kinase At3g47570 isoform X1, which produces MNVSYDELRRATETFNPRNLLGVGSFGSVFKGVIRGVDVAVKVIDLKANGYYKGFIAECEALRNVRHRNLVKLITSCSSIDFKNNEFLALVYEFLSNVSLEEWIKGKHRKTVGTVGLSLEERVNVAIDIASALDYLHNDCEVHVVHCDLKPSNILLTEDMVAKVGDFGLARVLFDASDDRHHASISSTHVLKGSIGYIPPEYGIGEKPSQAGDVYGFGVMLLELSSGKSPMDEFFEGDQNLISWISYGFQGNAIMEVIDPKLKRLIDVSGAQLHAKLDCLKKTIEVGLACTAYAAGERMNMRDVLRLLKEAKGMLIKGN; this is translated from the exons ATGAATGTCTCATATGATGAGCTCAGGCGAGCTACTGAGACTTTCAACCCTAGAAATCTTCTTGGTGTTGGAAGCTTTGGATCGGTATTCAAAGGGGTGATACGAGGGGTTGATGTTGCGGTGAAAGTCATTGATCTCAAGGCAAACGGATACTACAAAGGCTTTATAGCAGAGTGTGAGGCTTTAAGGAATGTAAGGCACAGGAATCTTGTGAAACTAATAACTTCTTGTTCAAGCATAGACTTCAAAAACAACGAGTTTCTGGCTTTGGTGTATGAGTTCTTAAGCAATGTAAGCTTAGAAGAATGGATCAAAGGTAAACATAGAAAAACTGTTGGGACTGTTGGGTTAAGTCTTGAAGAAAGAGTGAATGTAGCCATTGACATTGCCTCTGCATTGGATTATCTGCACAACGATTGTGAAGTTCATGTGGTTCATTGTGATCTAAAACCTAGCAATATTCTTCTAACCGAAGACATGGTTGCAAAG GTCGGCGATTTTGGGTTGGCTCGTGTGCTGTTTGACGCATCCGATGATCGTCATCACGCTTCTATAAGCTCCACACATGTCTTGAAAGGCTCCATTGGTTATATTCCTCCAG AGTATGGGATTGGAGAAAAGCCATCACAAGCAGGAGATGTGTATGGCTTTGGAGTGATGTTGTTAGAGCTCTCGAGTGGAAAAAGCCCAATGGACGAGTTCTTCGAAGGAGATCAAAACCTAATATCTTGGATAAGTTATGGGTTTCAAGGTAATGCAATTATGGAAGTGATTGATCCTAAACTTAAGAGACTCATCGATGTTTCTGGGGCACAACTTCATGCAAAACTTGACTGCCTTAAGAAGACTATTGAAGTTGGCTTGGCTTGTACTGCGTATGCAGCTGGAGAACGGATGAACATGAGAGACGTGCTACGTTTATTGAAAGAGGCCAAGGGCATGCTTATCAAGGGAAACTAA
- the LOC106323031 gene encoding probable LRR receptor-like serine/threonine-protein kinase At3g47570 isoform X2 — protein sequence MNVSYDELRRATETFNPRNLLGVGSFGSVFKGVIRGVDVAVKVIDLKANGYYKGFIAECEALRNVRHRNLVKLITSCSSIDFKNNEFLALVYEFLSNVSLEEWIKGKHRKTVGTVGLSLEERVNVAIDIASALDYLHNDCEVHVVHCDLKPSNILLTEDMVAKVGDFGLARVLFDASDDRHHASISSTHVLKGSIGYIPPEYGIGEKPSQAGDVYGFGVMLLELSSGKSPMDEFFEGDQNLISWISYGFQAGERMNMRDVLRLLKEAKGMLIKGN from the exons ATGAATGTCTCATATGATGAGCTCAGGCGAGCTACTGAGACTTTCAACCCTAGAAATCTTCTTGGTGTTGGAAGCTTTGGATCGGTATTCAAAGGGGTGATACGAGGGGTTGATGTTGCGGTGAAAGTCATTGATCTCAAGGCAAACGGATACTACAAAGGCTTTATAGCAGAGTGTGAGGCTTTAAGGAATGTAAGGCACAGGAATCTTGTGAAACTAATAACTTCTTGTTCAAGCATAGACTTCAAAAACAACGAGTTTCTGGCTTTGGTGTATGAGTTCTTAAGCAATGTAAGCTTAGAAGAATGGATCAAAGGTAAACATAGAAAAACTGTTGGGACTGTTGGGTTAAGTCTTGAAGAAAGAGTGAATGTAGCCATTGACATTGCCTCTGCATTGGATTATCTGCACAACGATTGTGAAGTTCATGTGGTTCATTGTGATCTAAAACCTAGCAATATTCTTCTAACCGAAGACATGGTTGCAAAG GTCGGCGATTTTGGGTTGGCTCGTGTGCTGTTTGACGCATCCGATGATCGTCATCACGCTTCTATAAGCTCCACACATGTCTTGAAAGGCTCCATTGGTTATATTCCTCCAG AGTATGGGATTGGAGAAAAGCCATCACAAGCAGGAGATGTGTATGGCTTTGGAGTGATGTTGTTAGAGCTCTCGAGTGGAAAAAGCCCAATGGACGAGTTCTTCGAAGGAGATCAAAACCTAATATCTTGGATAAGTTATGGGTTTCAAG CTGGAGAACGGATGAACATGAGAGACGTGCTACGTTTATTGAAAGAGGCCAAGGGCATGCTTATCAAGGGAAACTAA